Genomic segment of Acidobacteriota bacterium:
CGGAAGCGGCCTGCAAAGCGCGGCAGATTTCGCTCTACATTTCGGATGTGAATAGCGACGATTTGGCAACGGTGTCTTCCGGCCCAACCTTGCCCAGCACCGCGACCCGCACCGATTTTGACCGCGTCATCGCCAAATACGATCTGCTCAGCAAGTTTCCGCCGCACGTCACCGCGCTGATTACCTCGGGCGATTTGCCTGAAATGCCGCCGATGATGATGACTGGCGCACGCGCACACCACCTCTTGCTGGACAATCGCGTCGCCCTGCGCCACGCCCGGCAAATCGCCGAGCAGTCGCATCAATGCGTGGTTGAAATTGCGGATGACTTGATCGAAGGCGAGGTTGAGGAAATGGCCATGATTCATCTGGCGCGGCTACAGGCCTTACACATCGCCCATCCTGGCAGAACCGTCTGCTTGCTCTCCGGCGGCGAAGTCATCTGCCCGGTGCGCGGCAATGGACAGGGCGGACGCAATCAGGAATTCGTCTTGCGCGCGGCGTTGCAATTGAACAAGCACAGCGCCTTAACATCCGTTGCCATTCTCAGCGCAGGCACCGACGGCATTGACGGCCACAGCCCCGCCGCAGGCGCTATTGCCGACGAAACGACGCGGCTGCGCGGCCAACAACATCAACTCTCGCCAGCGATGTATTTGCAAAACAGCGATTCGTACAATTTCTTTGCCGCACTTGGCGATGCGATCATGACCGGCCCGACCGGCAACAACGTGCGGGATTTGCGCATTCTGCTAGCGCGTTAATTGAGGCGGACTTGGCCACA
This window contains:
- a CDS encoding DUF4147 domain-containing protein; translation: MNLRTIAADIFARALAAIETEAVINHALQRDGDTLHVCGNEVQLHQFARLLVVAIGKAALPMARAAERSLGDRITEGLVATNAVTGAVPQRFQVFTGGHPLPNQGSLDAAAAALKLLRAANDEKTLVLFLISGGGSAVFEKPVNDSMTLDDLQTINRVLVGCGAVINEMNLVRRFLSAVKGGRLAEAACKARQISLYISDVNSDDLATVSSGPTLPSTATRTDFDRVIAKYDLLSKFPPHVTALITSGDLPEMPPMMMTGARAHHLLLDNRVALRHARQIAEQSHQCVVEIADDLIEGEVEEMAMIHLARLQALHIAHPGRTVCLLSGGEVICPVRGNGQGGRNQEFVLRAALQLNKHSALTSVAILSAGTDGIDGHSPAAGAIADETTRLRGQQHQLSPAMYLQNSDSYNFFAALGDAIMTGPTGNNVRDLRILLAR